In Lates calcarifer isolate ASB-BC8 linkage group LG15, TLL_Latcal_v3, whole genome shotgun sequence, one genomic interval encodes:
- the LOC108876267 gene encoding lysosomal-associated transmembrane protein 4B codes for MMISPWDRWYSTSCCLCCHVRTGTIILGVWYMLINAVVLLILLTALSDPEQYHLTSAELANDLDVMDDANMCIASAISLLMILICGMATYGAYKLRAAWIIPFFCYQIFDFALNTLVAVSIVVYPNTIQDYLQQLPENFPYKEEIAALSNVCLVLMVLLFIGCILSFKAYLIACVWNCYRYVSGRGSSEILLYVTTNDTTVLLPPYDDSVSVPPKQAPPPYITATA; via the exons ATGATGATCTCCCCGTGGGACCGCTGGTACTCCACAAGCTGCTGTCTGTGCTGCCATGTCCGTACAGGAACCATCATCCTGGGGGTCTGGTACATG CTCATCAATGCGGTGGTGTTACTCATCCTGCTCACAGCGCTCAGTGATCCTGAGCAGTACCACCTGACCAGCGCTGAGTTGGCTAATGACCTGGACGTCATGGATGATGCCA ACATGTGCATCGCCTCAGCGATCTCTCTGCTGATGATTCTCATATGTGGGATGGCAACATATGGTGCATACAAG TTGCGTGCTGCCTGGATCATCCCATTTTTCTGCTACCAAATATTTGACTTTGCTCTCAACACCCTGGTTGCTGTTAGCATCGTGGTTTACCCAAACACAATACAGGACTACTTGCAGCAACTG CCTGAGAACTTCCCCTACAAAGAGGAGATTGCTGCTCTCAGTAATGTGTGCTTGGTCCTCATGGTGCTGCTCTTCATTGGCTGTATTCTCAGCTTCAAG GCTTACCTCATAGCATGTGTGTGGAACTGCTACAGATATGTGAGTGGCCGGGGTTCCTCTGAAATCCTGCTCTATGTTACGACCAATGACACCACG GTGCTGTTACCTCCATACGATGATAGTGTCAGTGTCCCACCCAAGCAGGCTCCTCCACCCTACATCACTGCTACAGCATGA